One stretch of Ooceraea biroi isolate clonal line C1 chromosome 4, Obir_v5.4, whole genome shotgun sequence DNA includes these proteins:
- the LOC105282500 gene encoding GTP cyclohydrolase 1 isoform X2 — translation MLSTKMLKKMTNGVHCCNLQNGDGHEKCMFHHDLELDHQPPTREAMLPEMSRSYKLLLSSLGEDPERPGLLKTPERAAKAMLFFTKGYDQSLEDVINDAVFDEDHDEMVVVKDIEMFSMCEHHLVPFYGKVSIGYLPCKKILGLSKLARIVEIFSRRLQVQERLTKQIAIAVTKAVQPAGVAVVVEGVHMCMVMRGVQKINSKTVTSTMLGVFRDDPKTREEFLNLVHNK, via the exons ATGCTGTCGACGAAAATGCTGAAGAAAATGACGAACGGTGTTCATTGCTGTAATCTACAAAACGGTGATG GCCACGAGAAATGCATGTTCCACCACGATCTCGAGCTGGACCACCAGCCACCCACGCGGGAGGCCATGCTGCCGGAGATGTCCCGCAGTTACAAGCTGCTGTTGAGTTCCCTGGGCGAAGACCCGGAGCGACCGGGGCTGCTGAAGACGCCGGAACGAGCCGCGAAGGCGATGCTCTTCTTCACAAAAGGATACGATCAGAGCCTCGAAG ACGTGATTAACGACGCGGTGTTCGACGAGGATCACGATGAAATGGTGGTGGTGAAGGACATCGAGATGTTCTCCATGTGCGAGCATCATCTGGTACCATTCTACGGCAAGGTGTCGATTGGCTATCTCCCCTGCAAGAAGATATTGGGTCTCAGCAAGCTCGCCAG GATCGTGGAAATCTTCAGCAGGCGTCTTCAGGTGCAAGAAAGACTCACAAAGCAGATCGCGATAGCGGTGACGAAAGCCGTGCAGCCCGCGGGAGTCGCAGTCGTGGTCGAAGGAGT GCATATGTGCATGGTGATGAGGGGTGTCCAGAAGATCAACAGCAAGACAGTGACTTCGACGATGCTGGGCGTGTTTCGGGACGACCCGAAGACCCGCGAGGAGTTTCTGAACCTGGTGCATAACAAGTAA
- the LOC105282499 gene encoding growth arrest and DNA damage-inducible proteins-interacting protein 1, with amino-acid sequence MFRSLTDSRVAVMSLRQVCNAVLCRRLQGTFAKRLFVTESAESRNETVDVTAADEKPEFSETRSRHVQRQIARKQNKSRLEPQHRNIVMGVRPYKSSKDWFHTTVKYKKRMLGRYGLEGNAEPAGFAWPTPEEIEDAKEYERVAYPRSLQESWERIELRNKRRAEQKKLRENTIIEKLGKMEQWTTELQDKIARKEAALEAARLRKERLVEEVRRHFGFKISPNDNKFKEMLAQKEKEEKKKNKEAKKQAKLERFQRMLQKNVKNESNEQATESPEKSAE; translated from the exons ATGTTTCGCTCGCTGACGGATTCACGAGTCGCCGTAATGAGTTTGAGACAGGTCTGCAATGCTGTTCTCTGCCGGCGGCTGCAAGGCACATTCGCCAAACGACTCTTCGTCACGGAATCGGCAGAGTCGAGGAACGAAACGGTCGACGTAACCGCCGCCGATGAGAAGCCCGAGTTCTCGGAAACGCGGAGTAGGCACGTCCAGAGGCAGATCGCTAGGAAACAGAATAAGTCCCGGCTGGAACCGCAGCACAGAAATATTGTCATGGGCGTGCGCCCTTACAAGTCATCTAAGGATTGGTTTCATACTACTGTCAAGTACAAAAAACGAATGCTGGGCAGATATGGTTTGGAAGGTAACGCCGAGCCGGCAGGATTTGCGTGGCCTACGCCGGAGGAAATCGAGGACGCCAAAGAATACGAGAGAGTCGCTTACCCCAGGTCTCTCCAGGAGAGTTGGGAGAGGATAGAATTGCGAAACAAAAGGAGAGCTGAGCAGAAAAAGCTTAG GGAAAATACTATAATTGAGAAACTGGGAAAAATGGAGCAATGGACGACCGAGTTGCAAGATAAGATCGCTAGGAAGGAAGCCGCACTAGAGGCTGCGAGATTGCGCAAGGAACGCCTGGTGGAGGAGGTCAGGAGACACTTCGGCTTCAAGATTTCACCCaacgataataaattcaaaGAGATGCTGGCGcaaaaggagaaggaggaaaagaagaagaacaaaGAGGCTAAGAAGCAAGCTAAACTGGAGAGATTCCAGAGGATGTTGCAGAAAAACGTCAAGAATGAGAGTAATGAGCAGGCAACCGAGTCGCCCGAGAAATCCGCGGAATAA
- the LOC105282498 gene encoding uncharacterized protein LOC105282498, with translation MIGPSSGSAGEITDSQCHASKRKTFNDLDIDNAKRRIFDELDIDNFCEEVRQTSRKCYLQELETPVELLASSEIIASADLLSPITAQEAIEESSVARLEVLLVDGTNCTWTTVSELEQQQSLDVLVTSSSSSSSSSSSSLSSISGAEPSSTEIYTVEEANYQPAVSVNYWEPVAAPAVSLANSNLQQNKGTPSNSQPQQQQQQQQQQFEDQENGNLSWLLDFKLDSFIEAADDKSTVPATMRDGHCGKGKPNGRLHVPNYASDVRRGYSNLENLSAYRQDSNQTTCLNRTENRNFPSPRPNGLKKPPFTYTELIEHALQERGELTVSAIYQWISERFPYYKSNDDRWKNSVRHNLSINPHFRKGSKAPHGAGHLWAIANRSDYRPRPLVVNDASTRPAARNDCDESQNNGNIISDIMMDEVEAATASIAQPNAEEDADGILNSVTLEHSAEQILNGIKREVEVQYLVPMMVANNAQDANQQQSQQITQTDLGCSFKESDFLNPVSKEVLAEECGLISEGYLVTDLNPNALGLNVADAEIIGSENLFGEELSFQFYELTSPSQVQSA, from the exons ATGATCGGGCCATCGTCGGGGTCGGCCGGCGAGATCACGGACAGCCAGTGCCATGCCTCCAAACGTAAGACATTCAACGACTTGGATATCGACAACGCCAAACGAAGGATCTTCGACGAACTGGACATCGACAACTTCTGCGAGGAGGTTCGTCAGACGAGCCGCAAGTGTTACCTTCAAGAACTTGAGACGCCCGTCGAACTGTTAGCGTCAAGCGAGATCATCGCGAGTGCCGATCTTCTCTCTCCGATCACCGCCCAGGAAGCCATCGAGGAATCATCGGTAGCGCGTCTCGAGGTGCTGCTGGTGGACGGCACCAACTGTACCTGGACGACCGTGTCGGAGTTGGAGCAACAACAAAGTCTCGACGTCCTTGTCACCTCATCCtcctcatcgtcatcgtcatcgtcatcgtcactGTCGTCAATCTCTGGCGCCGAGCCATCGTCCACGGAGATCTATACCGTCGAGGAGGCCAATTATCAGCCAGCAGTATCGGTAAATTATTGGGAACCGGTTGCTGCACCCGCGGTGTCGCTCGCCAACTCAAATCTCCAGCAAAATAAGGGAACACCAAGCAATAGTCAAccgcagcaacaacagcagcagcagcagcagcagtttGAAGATCAGGAGAATGGAAATCTGTCGTGGCTGCTAGACTTCAAACTGGATTCATTTATTGAAGCCGCGGACGACAAGTCTACCGTACCTGCCACGATGAGGGACGGTCATTGTG GCAAAGGTAAGCCGAACGGACGGTTGCACGTCCCGAATTACGCCAGCGACGTCAGAAGAGGATACAGCAATCTTGAAAATTTGTCGGCATATCGACAAGACTCAAATCAAACCACTTGTCTCAATAGAACTGAAAACCGGAACTTTCCGTCTCCGCGCCCTAACGGACTAAAGAAGCCTCCATTCACCTACACAGAATTGATAGAGCACGCTCTTCAGGAAAGGGGCGAGCTCACCGTGTCGGCGATTTATCAGTGGATCTC CGAGCGTTTTCCCTATTACAAGAGCAACGATGATCGCTGGAAGAATTCTGTGCGGCACAATCTCTCAATAAATCCACATTTCCGAAAAGGATCGAAAGCGCCGCATGGAGCTGGTCATCTGTGGGCGATCGCAAATCGCAGTGATTACAGGCCACGTCCGCTCGTCGTTAACGACGCGTCGACGCGTCCGGCCGCGAGAAACGACTGCGACGAATCTCAAAACAATGGAAATATCATTAG CGATATTATGATGGACGAGGTAGAAGCTGCGACGGCGAGCATCGCGCAACCGAATGCCGAAGAGGACGCGGACGGGATCTTGAACTCCGTGACGCTCGAGCATTCCGCCGAGCAGATACTCAACGGCATAAAACGCGAGGTGGAAGTGCAATATTTAGTTCCCATGATGGTGGCCAACAACGCGCAGGATGCGAATCAGCAGCAGAGTCAACAAATCACGCAAACCGATCTCGGGTGTTCCTTCAAGGAAAGCG ATTTCTTGAACCCGGTGTCGAAGGAGGTCCTCGCCGAGGAATGCGGCCTGATAAGCGAGGGATATCTGGTCACCGATCTGAACCCGAACGCCCTTGGATTGAACGTGGCCGATGCCGAGATTATAGGCTCGGAGAATCTCTTCGGCGAGGAATTGAGCtttcaattttatgaattGACATCGCCGTCGCAGGTGCAATCCGCCTGA
- the LOC105282500 gene encoding GTP cyclohydrolase 1 isoform X1, with protein MNGVSSQCAKLKMYDGEDDKPIMMKKPVPLRTVSWSENIEETELDIPGTPRTPRTSTTKGHEKCMFHHDLELDHQPPTREAMLPEMSRSYKLLLSSLGEDPERPGLLKTPERAAKAMLFFTKGYDQSLEDVINDAVFDEDHDEMVVVKDIEMFSMCEHHLVPFYGKVSIGYLPCKKILGLSKLARIVEIFSRRLQVQERLTKQIAIAVTKAVQPAGVAVVVEGVHMCMVMRGVQKINSKTVTSTMLGVFRDDPKTREEFLNLVHNK; from the exons ATGAACGGAGTATCCAGTCAGTGCGCGAAGCTGAAAATGTACGATGGCGAAGATGACAAGCCGATAATGATGAAGAAACCCGTACCACTTAGGACCGTTTCCTGGAGCGAGAATATCGAGGAAACGGAACTGGACATTCCCGGGACACCAAGAACTCCCAGAACTTCCACGACGAAAG GCCACGAGAAATGCATGTTCCACCACGATCTCGAGCTGGACCACCAGCCACCCACGCGGGAGGCCATGCTGCCGGAGATGTCCCGCAGTTACAAGCTGCTGTTGAGTTCCCTGGGCGAAGACCCGGAGCGACCGGGGCTGCTGAAGACGCCGGAACGAGCCGCGAAGGCGATGCTCTTCTTCACAAAAGGATACGATCAGAGCCTCGAAG ACGTGATTAACGACGCGGTGTTCGACGAGGATCACGATGAAATGGTGGTGGTGAAGGACATCGAGATGTTCTCCATGTGCGAGCATCATCTGGTACCATTCTACGGCAAGGTGTCGATTGGCTATCTCCCCTGCAAGAAGATATTGGGTCTCAGCAAGCTCGCCAG GATCGTGGAAATCTTCAGCAGGCGTCTTCAGGTGCAAGAAAGACTCACAAAGCAGATCGCGATAGCGGTGACGAAAGCCGTGCAGCCCGCGGGAGTCGCAGTCGTGGTCGAAGGAGT GCATATGTGCATGGTGATGAGGGGTGTCCAGAAGATCAACAGCAAGACAGTGACTTCGACGATGCTGGGCGTGTTTCGGGACGACCCGAAGACCCGCGAGGAGTTTCTGAACCTGGTGCATAACAAGTAA
- the LOC105282501 gene encoding saccharopine dehydrogenase-like oxidoreductase: MANDRLDIIVFGATGYTGKFAVQKTAYFCKQENMTFGVAGRRKEALEAVIKEFAPDSENVPIILADVKDEESIKKMTEQAKVIVNCCGPYRFYGEPLVKACIATGTHHVDVSGEPQYMEKMQLQYNKAAQEAGVYVVSACGFDSIPTDLGIIFTQEKFGGQINSIETYIVLQQAAGVRGPCLNYGTWESAVYGLAHANELRELRTKLYPNRLPDLKPKLKSQGMVHRSDISPGWSMLFLGSDRSVALRSQRFLYEKYKERPVQVQTYITVESFFALLTVSIVGAVFSLLSRTSCGRNLLLRYPRLFSCGFVSRDGPDAKTLDQMHFSVTLKALGWTEKLAEPTDNHTDPPNKTVITKVSGDSPAYGMTSTALVLTAVTILKEKDKMPDNGGVLPPGAAFGKTSLIEKLNKHGVKFEVISSTEK, translated from the exons ATGGCGAACGATCGCTTGGACATAATAGTGTTCGGTGCTACTGGATACACCGGGAAATTTGCAGTGCAGAAGACAGCATATTTTTGTAAGCAGGAGAACATGACGTTCGGTGTTGCTGGTCGTAGAAAGGAAGCTCTCGAAGCTGTAATCAAAGAATTTGCTCCAGATAGCG AGAATGTACCCATCATTCTGGCTGATGTGAAAGACGAAGAATCTATCAAGAAGATGACGGAACAGGCAAAAGTCATCGTCAATTGCTGCGGCCCGTACAGATTTTATGGAGAGCCGCTGGTTAAGGCATGCATTGCCACTGGTACTCATCACGTTGACGTCAGTGGAGAGCCACAG TACATGGAAAAGATGCAGTTGCAATATAACAAAGCGGCGCAAGAAGCTGGCGTTTACGTAGTGAGCGCCTGCGGATTCGACAGTATCCCCACCGATCTGGGAATCATTTTTACGCAGGAAAAGTTCGGTGGGCAGATCAACAGCATCGAAACGTACATCGTTCTGCAGCAAGCTGCCGGTGTACGAGGTCCATGCCTTAATTACGGCACTTGGGAATCGGCGGTGTACGGCCTCGCCCATGCGAATGAACTGCGAGAACTGCGCACGAAACTGTACCCGAACAGATTACCCGACCTCAAGCCGAAGTTAAAGTCGCA GGGTATGGTGCACCGAAGCGACATTTCTCCGGGGTGGTCAATGCTGTTTCTCGGCTCCGATCGTTCCGTGGCTCTGCGCTCGCAACGATTCCTCTACGAGAAGTACAAAGAGAGGCCTGTGCAAGTACAGACCTACATCACGGTCGA ATCATTCTTTGCCTTGCTGACGGTCAGTATCGTTGGCGCAGTCTTCTCTCTTTTGAGTCGCACATCGTGTGGTCGTAATTTACTTCTGAGG TATCCGCGTCTGTTCTCGTGCGGTTTTGTCAGTCGCGACGGCCCGGATGCGAAAACGCTCGACCAGATGCATTTCTCCGTTACGTTGAAAGCCCTGGGATGGACTGAAAAGCTGGCTGAACCTACCGACAACCATACCGATCCGCCGAATAAAACAGTAATTACAAAAGTCAGCGGTGATTCCCCAGCGTATGGTATGACTTCCACTGCACTGGTTTTAACAGCGGTTACCATTCTTaaggaaaaagataaaatgccGGACAA CGGTGGAGTACTTCCTCCTGGCGCTGCGTTCGGTAAGACATCTTTGATCGAGAAGCTGAATAAACACGGTGTTAAATTCGAGGTGATCTCGTCTACTGAGAAATAA